From one Bacteroidota bacterium genomic stretch:
- a CDS encoding PKD domain-containing protein codes for MKKIIKLPFTYCMALLVYCALFLNTSTLKAQTCNPYYTSLVGTGTANKTVNFNSTNYDSTVQHFWTFGDGSTGITRNPTKTYVNYGTYMVCHRVTKPGVCNDTFCTVLYLTPSSPCTANFNYFKDTINSTVYFNNTSTGTNLLYTWTFGDSTGSTLQNPSHAYANPGTYTVCLTIRGAFDSTCYSTKCSTIVVTNGNNQPCIANFTYSRDSLNNVHFINSSSGSNLAYYWTFGNNSTSTAMNPTKTFTPGTYTVCLTVQNLLDSNCYHTKCSTITIPAANIPCVAKFTYYRDTINNVFYFNNTSTGNNLGYYWNFGDGTTSTTMNPNKTFTLPGTYNVCLTVRNLLDSTCTNTKCSTIVISAGNTPCHANFTYSLNPQKVNFNDYPCLFNATSSTGNNLLYYWNFGDGWTATSANYLHLFKPGTYNVCLTVRNAFDSTCIDTKCTTITVTGDSSQPCHADFVFWQSNASAHFNNTSTGNNINFSWNFGDGTTSTSQHPIHYYTYAGNFTVCLTISSTTDSCYDTKCKIIYVDSGLFKCNAAFNYHLDSSRVGVFQTLNPQPSGTNYFWDFGDGSSSNSQNPAHQYATNGWYQVCLTVWNNIDSCHQTVCDSIHINNVGTGVKTVEGMSISNMYPIPANNELNIDLLSVFNQPVEVSITDMAGKVFLTKTFTTHVGQNNIKLDISDLFGGMYMVQISNEQGRISKKMIK; via the coding sequence ATGAAAAAAATAATCAAACTACCCTTCACTTATTGTATGGCACTGCTAGTTTATTGTGCTTTGTTTTTAAACACAAGCACACTTAAGGCACAAACTTGTAATCCTTATTACACCTCTTTGGTTGGCACAGGCACTGCCAACAAAACAGTTAACTTTAACAGCACCAATTACGACAGTACAGTACAACACTTCTGGACATTTGGTGATGGAAGTACAGGCATAACCAGAAACCCGACTAAAACTTATGTTAATTATGGCACCTATATGGTTTGCCACCGTGTAACCAAACCAGGTGTATGTAATGATACTTTTTGTACCGTACTTTATTTAACGCCTTCAAGCCCGTGCACGGCTAATTTCAATTACTTTAAAGATACCATAAACAGTACGGTGTATTTTAACAATACTTCTACCGGCACTAATTTATTATATACCTGGACGTTTGGTGATAGTACAGGCTCTACCTTGCAAAACCCAAGCCATGCGTATGCTAATCCCGGAACTTATACTGTTTGTTTAACTATACGTGGTGCGTTTGACTCTACCTGCTACAGCACAAAATGCTCTACCATTGTTGTTACCAATGGTAACAACCAACCATGTATAGCTAATTTTACTTATTCTAGAGATAGTTTAAATAATGTTCATTTCATTAATTCGTCAAGCGGCAGTAACTTAGCTTATTACTGGACATTTGGAAACAACAGCACTTCTACAGCAATGAACCCAACTAAAACATTTACACCGGGTACTTACACTGTTTGCTTAACGGTACAAAATTTATTGGATTCTAATTGTTACCATACCAAGTGTTCAACCATTACTATACCTGCTGCAAACATACCATGTGTGGCTAAGTTTACTTATTACAGAGACACCATTAATAATGTTTTCTATTTTAACAATACATCAACAGGTAATAACTTAGGATATTACTGGAACTTTGGCGATGGTACTACTTCTACTACCATGAACCCGAATAAAACATTTACTTTACCGGGTACTTACAATGTTTGTTTAACCGTTAGAAACTTATTAGACTCTACCTGCACCAATACCAAATGTTCAACCATAGTGATAAGTGCAGGTAATACCCCATGCCATGCTAATTTCACCTACTCGTTAAACCCACAAAAAGTTAATTTTAACGATTACCCTTGTTTGTTTAATGCAACAAGCAGCACTGGTAACAACTTATTGTACTATTGGAATTTTGGCGATGGATGGACAGCAACAAGCGCCAACTATTTACACCTTTTTAAACCCGGCACTTATAATGTTTGCTTAACGGTAAGAAATGCATTTGATTCAACCTGTATAGATACCAAATGTACAACAATAACTGTAACAGGTGATTCTTCACAACCATGTCATGCAGATTTCGTTTTTTGGCAAAGCAATGCATCAGCACATTTTAACAACACGTCAACAGGAAATAATATAAACTTCTCATGGAACTTTGGTGATGGAACTACTTCTACCAGCCAACATCCTATTCATTACTATACATATGCTGGTAATTTTACTGTTTGCTTAACTATTTCCAGCACAACTGATTCCTGCTACGACACTAAATGCAAAATAATATATGTTGACTCTGGTTTATTTAAATGTAATGCAGCATTTAATTACCACTTAGACAGTTCACGTGTGGGTGTTTTCCAAACATTAAATCCTCAACCAAGCGGCACTAATTATTTCTGGGATTTTGGTGATGGATCCTCGTCTAATTCTCAAAATCCAGCGCATCAATATGCTACAAATGGCTGGTATCAAGTTTGTTTAACAGTATGGAATAACATTGACTCGTGCCACCAAACAGTATGCGACAGTATACACATTAATAATGTAGGCACAGGAGTAAAAACTGTAGAAGGCATGAGCATCAGCAATATGTACCCAATACCTGCCAACAATGAACTGAACATTGATTTACTTAGTGTATTCAACCAACCGGTTGAAGTAAGTATTACTGATATGGCCGGAAAAGTATTTTTAACTAAAACTTTTACAACACATGTTGGACAAAACAATATTAAATTAGATATTAGTGATTTATTTGGCGGCATGTATATGGTACAAATAAGTAACGAACAGGGACGGATAAGTAAAAAAATGATCAAGTAA